Proteins encoded by one window of Heterodontus francisci isolate sHetFra1 chromosome 12, sHetFra1.hap1, whole genome shotgun sequence:
- the LOC137375734 gene encoding LOW QUALITY PROTEIN: protocadherin-10-like (The sequence of the model RefSeq protein was modified relative to this genomic sequence to represent the inferred CDS: substituted 1 base at 1 genomic stop codon): protein MANVLMSRASFIFLLCVSDLVSGQLHYSIPEELEHGAFVGNIAEDVRLNVWELPTRKFRLISDDSKQYMEVNLENGFLFVNERIDREQLCRQSSICSLYFQIALDSPLEMYPVAVEILDVNDNTPSFPKREFHLQISELIAPGARFPLESARDPDVGTNTISTYQISPNEHFGIKVQTRRGGSKSAELLLKKSLDREKQSMFTLLLTAIDSGIPHRSGTAQIIINVVDGNDNAPIFDHEIYRSKIVENVANGTLVTKINATDMDEGTNAELTYSFTNHVSQNIRELFKLDPVTGEIRIQGVLDFEESSVYELDVQAVDHAPPGLAAHANVVVDVIDINDNPPELHVTMVASAVREDAPSGTTIALIGVTDPDSGEYGQVQCQIPGSIPFKIEKSLRNNYKLVTNGILDHEMTPMYNISVSAWDGGSPPLSTSNLVLVSVTDINDNAPSFTQTSYNVYLMENNTPGASIFAVSAFDADLNRNGEVSYSILDNQKQEMPTSAYVTINSKNGNIYALRSFNYEQQKHFRIEVQAHDFGSPPLSSIATVNVIVLDQNDNAPVIVSPLTWNSSVSVEIVSQSTYPGYLLTKVIAIDEDSGQNARLSYQLLEATDPSLFTVGLRSGEIRATRSFSDKAIIAESLVVCVKDNGQPSLSSTATITFSFTPNVTEKSFERTDKPRRLEYFSDLNSYLIIILGSTSILFLITIIFLVILKYKQDRNTEDSSSTVCCYSQKNSNGGFNRRHAANEPLNCSGSVQTEGYRYTVCLSPQSSKSDFLFLKPCHPTLPFNDVSVQDTTQXTNLGNKFHSLSGR from the coding sequence ATGGCGAATGTACTGATGAGCCGGGCGTCTTTcattttcctgctgtgtgtgtcggACCTGGTTTCGGGACAACTTCACTACTCGATTCCAGAGGAACTGGAACATGGGGCCTTTGTTGGGAATATTGCTGAAGACGTGCGATTAAACGTTTGGGAATTACCGACTCGCAAATTTCGGCTGATCTCTGATGACTCGAAACAATACATGGAGGTGAATCTGGAAAATGGGTTCTTATTTGTTAATGAAAGAATCGACAGAGAGCAGCTTTGTAGACAAAGCTCTATTTGTTCCCTTTATTTTCAGATTGCGCTCGATAGTCCTTTAGAAATGTATCCCGTTGCAGTGGAGATACTAGATGTAAATGATAATACGCCCAGCTTTCCGAAGAGGGAATTCCACTTGCAAATCAGTGAATTAATTGCGCCAGGGGCGCGCTTTCCTCTCGAGAGCGCGCGTGATCCGGATGTGGGCACAAACACAATTAGCACTTACCAGATCAGTCCAAACGAGCACTTCGGTATCAAAGTGCAAACAAGAAGGGGTGGGAGTAAAAGTGCCGAGCTGTTATTAAAGAAATCCTTGGACCGTGAAAAACAGTCAATGTTTACTCTTCTACTGACAGCCATCGACAGTGGGATTCCCCACAGATCTGGCACAGCTCAGATTATCATTaacgtggtggacgggaatgataaCGCGCCTATATTCGATCATGAAATCTACCGGTCGAAAATAGTAGAAAACGTCGCCAATGGTACGTTAGTGACAAAAATTAATGCTACTGATATGGATGAAGGTACAAACGCTGAACTAACATATTCTTTCACCAATCACGTTTCCCAAAATATTCGCGAGTTGTTCAAATTGGACCCTGTAACTGGAGAGATCAGAATTCAAGGAGTACTGGATTTTGAGGAATCCAGTGTTTATGAACTTGACGTACAAGCAGTGGACCATGCTCCACCTGGATTGGCTGCCCATGCCAACGTTGTGGTTGATGTAATTGACATTAATGATAATCCCCCTGAGTTGCACGTAACCATGGTGGCTAGTGCAGTGCGGGAAGATGCTCCTTCGGGGACTACGATAGCTCTGATCGGCGTAACGGATCCCGATTCTGGTGAATATGGACAAGTTCAGTGTCAGATTCCAGGGAGTATTCCATTTAAGATCGAAAAATCTTTGAGGAACAACTATAAGCTGGTTACCAATGGTATTTTGGATCATGAAATGACCCCAATGTACAATATCTCCGTTTCTGCCTGGGACGGAGGATCTCCCCCTCTTTCAACAAGCAATCTTGTCTTGGTTTCGGTAACTGATATCAATGACAACGCACCGAGTTTTACACAAACCTCATATAACGTGTATCTGATGGAGAATAATACACCGGGTGCTTCTATATTTGCTGTTAGTGCATTTGATGCTGATTTGAATCGAAATGGGGAAGTCTCCTATTCTATCCTTGACAATCAGAAGCAAGAAATGCCCACATCAGCTTACGTCACAATTAACTCCAAAAATGGGAACATTTACGCGCTGCGCAGCTTCAACTATGAACAACAAAAACATTTCCGGATCGAAGTGCAAGCTCATGATTTTGGATCTCCCCCACTGAGCAGCATTGCTACCGTGAATGTTATTGTCTTGGATCAAAATGACAATGCACCAGTTATTGTTTCACCTTTAACGTGGAACAGTTCAGTATCAGTGGAAATTGTGTCCCAGTCAACATATCCAGGATACTTGCTCACCAAGGTAATTGCGATTGATGAAGATTCTGGTCAGAACGCAAGGCTTTCCTACCAGCTTTTGGAAGCCACTGATCCTAGTCTGTTTACCGTGGGACTTCGCTCTGGGGAAATCAGAGCAACTCGAAGTTTTAGTGACAAAGCAATCATTGCAGAAAGTCTGGTCGTCTGTGTGAAGGACAATGGTCAGCCAAGCCTCTCCAGTACGGCCACAATCACATTTTCATTCACGCCCAATGTTACTGAGAAATCTTTTGAACGAACTGATAAACCCAGACGGTTGGAATATTTTTCAGATCTAAATAGTTATCTAATCATCATTTTAGGATCGACTTCCATTTTGTTTCTTATAACCATAATTTTTCTTGTCATCCTAAAGTATAAACAGGACAGAAATACTGAAGACTCTAGCTCTACAGTTTGTTGTTACAGTCAGAAGAATTCTAATGGTGGCTTTAATCGGAGACACGCAGCAAACGAACCTTTAAATTGTAGTGGGTCTGTTCAGACTGAAGGTTATCGTTACACCGTGTGTCTATCACCACAATCATCCAAGAGTGATTTTTTGTTTTTAAAGCCCTGTCATCCTACGTTGCCTTTCAATGATGTGAGTGTTCAGGACACGACGCAATAAACTAATTTAGGCAACAAATTTCATTCTCTGAGTGGCAGGTAA
- the LOC137375670 gene encoding protocadherin-10-like yields the protein MATISSRASFIFLLWLSDLVSGQIRYSIPEEQDHGAFVGNVAEDLRLNIWELLARKFRLVSDERKKYMEVNLENGILFVNERIDRERICRQSSTCSLSLQIVLDNPLEIHPIRVEILDVNDNSPRFPNSEFGLQISESIAAGARFPVESAHDLDVGTNTISTYQISPNEHFGLRVQTRNDGSKSAELLLEKPVDREEQSTFNLVLTAIDGGVPLRSGTSQILITVVDVNDNAPVFDHEIYKTSVAENSPKGTLVITVHASDIDEGLNAELTYSFTSHVSQSIRELFNLDPETGEIKVEGGLDFEESSVYELDVEAVDNAPAGMAGHTKVMVGLIDTNDNVPELDVTLVSSVVREDAPPGTVIALISVMDPDSGEFGHVQCHISVQLPFKLQKTLTDSYKLVTNDILDRETVQIYNISISAWDGGSPPLSTNKTLLVSVSDMNDNAPRFTQSSYNVYLMENNTPGASIFSVTALDSDLDQNGEIFYSILETQNEEERGSAYVSINSKNGNIYAVRSFDYEQLKHFQINVQAEDAGSPLLSSAVTVSVIILDQNDNAPIIVSPLTWNSSVSVEIVPQSIYPGYLVTKLIATDADSGQNSRLSYHLLEANDPSLFTVGLLSGEIRATQRLGKRNISTARLVVFVKDNGQPSLSSSVTISFSILSNVTEKSSERTDEPRQSEYFSHLNRYLIVVLGSTSFLFLVTIIFLVKLKFKQDRNIAEDYSSTVCCSRRRHLDDTFNRRSPPNEPFKYSESAQTEGYRYTVCLSPESSKSDFLFLKPCNPTLPFNDLGARNTNANK from the coding sequence ATGGCGACAATCAGCAGCCGGGCGTCTTTCATTTTCCTGCTTTGGCTGTCGGACCTGGTTTCGGGACAAATTCGCTACTCTATTCCCGAGGAGCAGGATCATGGGGCCTTTGTAGGGAACGTCGCTGAGGATTTGAGACTAAATATTTGGGAATTATTGGCTCGCAAATTTCGGCTGGTCTCTGATGAAAGGAAGAAATACATGGAGGTAAATCTGGAAAATGGTATTTTATTTGTTAATGAAAGAATTGACAGAGAACGGATTTGTAGACAGAGCTCTACCTGTTCCCTTTCTTTGCAAATAGTACTCGATAATCCTTTGGAAATACATCCCATTAGAGTGGAAATATTAGACGTCAATGATAATTCACCCAGATTTCCGAACAGTGAATTCGGCCTGCAGATCAGTGAGTCAATTGCGGCAGGGGCGCGCTTTCCTGTCGAGAGCGCGCATGACCTGGACGTGGGCACAAATACAATCAGCACTTACCAGATCAGTCCAAATGAACACTTTGGCCTCAGAGTTCAGACACGAAATGATGGGAGTAAAAGTGCCGAGTTGTTATTAGAGAAACCCGTGGATCGTGAAGAACAGTCAACCTTTAACCTTGTACTGACGGCCATTGACGGTGGCGTACCGCTGAGATCTGGTACAAGTCAGATCTTGATCACTGTAGTGGACGTCAATGATAACGCACCTGTATTCGATCATGAAATATATAAAACCAGCGTAGCAGAAAACTCCCCCAAAGGGACCTTGGTGATAACAGTCCACGCTTCTGATATAGATGAAGGTTTGAATGCTGAGCTGACGTATTCTTTTACCAGTCACGTTTCCCAAAGTATTCGCGAATTGTTCAACTTAGATCCAGAAACTGGAGAGATTAAAGTTGAAGGAGGACTGGATTTTGAAGAATCAAGTGTTTATGAACTTGATGTCGAAGCTGTGGACAACGCACCAGCAGGTATGGCGGGGCATACCAAAGTTATGGTTGGATTAATAGATACGAATGATAATGTCCCCGAACTGGACGTGACTTTGGTGTCCAGCGTGGTGCGGGAAGATGCTCCTCCAGGGACGGTAATAGCTCTGATCAGTGTTATGGATCCAGATTCTGGCGAGTTTGGACACGTACAATGTCACATTTCAGTGCAACTTCCATTTAAACTTCAAAAAACCTTGACAGACAGTTACAAGTTAGTTACAAATGATATTTTGGATCGTGAAACCGTCCAGATTTACAACATCTCCATTTCAGCCTGGGACGGCGGGTCTCCTCCTCTTTCTACAAATAAAACCCTCTTAGTTTCGGTTTCTGATATGAATGACAACGCGCCCCGGTTCACACAATCCTCATATAATGTATATCTGATGGAGAACAACACTCCAGGTGCTTCTATATTTTCTGTTACCGCTTTGGATTCAGATTTGGACCAGAATGGAGAGATTTTCTATTCTATTCTGGAGACTCAGAATGAAGAGGAACGTGGGTCTGCTTACGTTTCGATTAACTCAAAAAATGGGAACATTTACGCAGTACGCTCATTTGACTATGAACAATTGAAACATTTCCAGATCAACGTTCAAGCGGAGGATGCTGGTTCCCCACTACTGAGCAGTGCTGTTACTGTCAGTGTTATTATCTTGGATCAAAATGACAATGCTCCGATTATTGTTTCACCTTTAACGTGGAACAGTTCAGTATCAGTGGAGATTGTGCCGCAGTCAATATATCCAGGATACTTAGTTACCAAATTAATTGCGACTGATGCCGATTCCGGTCAGAACTCACGGCTTTCCTATCatttgttggaggccaatgatcCCAGTCTGTTTACTGTGGGGCTTCTGTCTGGAGAAATCAGAGCAACACAACGTTTAGGGAAGCGAAACATCAGTACAGCAAGACTGGTCGTCTTCGTGAAGGATAATGGACAGCCAAGTCTCTCTAGTTCGGTCACAATCTCATTTTCAATCTTGTCCAATGTGACTGAAAAGTCTTCTGAACGAACTGATGAACCTCGACAGTCAGAGTATTTTTCGCATCTGAATCGTTATTTAATCGTCGTATTAGGATCAACTTCTTTTTTGTTTCTTGTAACCATCATTTTTCTGGTCAAGCTAAAGTTTAAACAAGACAGGAATATTGCTGAGGACTACAGCTCGACAGTTTGTTGTTCCAGACGGCGGCATTTGGATGATACCTTCAATCGGAGGTCCCCACCAAACGAACCATTTAAATATAGTGAGTCTGCTCAGACTGAAGGTTATCGTTACACCGTCTGCTTATCACCAGAATCGTCGAAAAGTGATTTTCTGTTTCTAAAGCCCTGTAATCCTACCTTGCCTTTCAATGACTTGGGTGCCCGGaacaccaacgcaaacaaatga
- the LOC137375733 gene encoding uncharacterized protein, with product MVNSQRSGASFIFLHYVLHLVLGQIRYSIPEELEHGAFVGNIAEDLRLNVWELSARNFRLVVDDIRQYMEVNVENGNLFVNERIDREQLCRQSSVCSLSFQIALDDPMEMHRIAVEILDVNDNSPSFEKSEFSLEISELIAPGARFPLESAHDADVGTNIISIYQISPNEHFGIKLQEMRDGSKSAELLLEKPLDHEQRSTFHLILTAIDGGIPHRSGTIRIIINVVDANDNAPIFDQEIYRAEVVENVAKGTLVVKVNAADLDEGTNADLTYSFTNHVSKRIRELFKLDPETGVISVQGRVDFEESRVCDLDVQAVDNAPPGLSGRCKVVVDIIDVNDNVPELGVTLVSGNVREDAPAGTVIALISVTDRDSGEYGQVQCQVPGNIPFTLEKPFRNNYKLVTRDILDRETASVHNISISAWDGGSPPLSTSETITVSVTDINDNAPRFTQSSYNVYLMENNTPGASIYAVTALEVDLDQNGEVSYSIPENQMQELSANDYVTINSKTGNIYALRSFDYEQLKNLQIKVQAQDAGSPPLSSTATVSVIILDQNDNAPVIVSPLTWNSSATVEIVPQSVYPGYLVTKVIATDADSGQNARLSYQLLEASDHSLFTVGFLSGEIRATRRFREQDITTERLILCVKDNGQPILSSSATIFFSILSNITEKSSERTDEPTQSGYFSHLNRYLIIILGSTSFLFLVTIIFLVVIKFKQDRNIAEGYSSTVCCCKRGSSNDAFNRRPAANQSLNYRGSGQIESYQYNLCLSPESSKSDFLFLKPCNPTLPFDDLGARETISSQYNRLRKISIFFNKFLPRTMANALMNRASFILLLCLSDLVSGQLRYSIPEEQDHGAFVGNAAEDLKLNRWELSARTFWLVSESREMANALSCGTSFIFLLCVSVLVSGQIRYSIPEELEHGAFVGNIAEDLALNVWELSARKFRLVFDDRKQYMELNQDNGILFVNEIIDREQICRQSSPCSLSFQIALDNPLEMHHVAVEILDVNDNSPSFSKDEFVLQIGELIAPGARFPVESALDPDVGTNTISAYQISPNEHFGIKVQTRTDGSKSAELLLEKSLDREQQSIFHIVLTAIDGGVPHRSGTAQIIINVVDVNDNAPVFDHEIYTATVAENAPHGTLVTKINAVDLDEGANAELTYSFTNHVSQRFRELFKLDPITGEIRVQAVLDYEESNAYELDVRAVDNAPPLMAGHAKVMVGLIDVNDNFPEIEVSSVSSTVPEDAAPGSLIAAISVTDLDSGGNGHVQCQVQGDVPFRLQRFLRNNYKLVTRDILDRETAPLYNISISAWDGGSPPLYTSKNILVSVSDINDNAPQFIESSYNVYLMENNTPGASIFAVTASDSDLYQNGEVTYSILDDQIRHNYVTINAKNGNIYAIRSFDYENQKYFQIKFQAHDAGSPPLSSTTIVNVIILDQNDNAPVIVSPLTWNSSASVEIVPQSVYPGYLVTKVIATDSDSGQNARLSYQLLEASDPSLFTVGYLSGEIRATRRFRDQDIITERLIVCVKDNGQPSLSSTVTLSFSIVSNFTDRYSERRNGPSQSEYYSNLNHYLIIIFGSTSFLFFVTIIFLGILKFKQGRNVAEEYRSPVYSYRRSNSNNILNRRPATKQRLNYSGPAQTEDFGYTVCLSPESWKSDFLFLKSCHPTLPFSEVNARDTNPMNYFRQQL from the exons AATGGGAATTTATTTGTTAATGAAAGAATCGACAGAGAACAGCTCTGTAGACAAAGCTCTGTCTGTTCCCTTTCTTTTCAAATAGCGCTGGATGATCCTATGGAAATGCATCGTATCGCAGTGGAGATACTAGATGTAAATGATAATTCGCCCAGCTTTGAGAAAAGCGAATTCTCTTTGGAGATCAGTGAATTAATTGCGCCAGGGGCGCGCTTCCCTCTCGAGAGCGCACATGATGCAGACGTGGGCACAAACATAATCAGCATTTACCAGATTAGTCCAAACGAGCACTTCGGGATTAAATTGCAAGAAATGAGAGATGGGAGTAAAAGTGCCGAGCTGTTATTAGAGAAGCCATTAGACCATGAACAACGGTCAACATTTCACCTTATACTGACTGCCATTGACGGCGGGATTCCTCACAGATCTGGCACAATTCGGATTATCATTAACGTCGTGGACGCAAATGATAACGCGCCGATTTTCGATCAAGAAATCTACAGGGCCGAAGTAGTAGAAAACGTCGCCAAAGGTACGTTAGTGGTAAAAGTTAACGCTGCTGATTTGGACGAAGGCACCAACGCTGACCTAACATATTCTTTCACCAATCACGTTTCAAAAAGGATTCGCGAATTGTTCAAATTGGACCCGGAAACTGGAGTGATCAGTGTTCAAGGTAGAGTGGATTTTGAAGAATCACGTGTTTGTGACCTTGATGTACAAGCTGTGGACAATGCTCCACCTGGGTTGTCAGGGCGTTGCAAAGTTGTTGTCGACATAATTGACGTTAATGATAATGTCCCTGAGTTGGGCGTAACCTTGGTGTCCGGCAACGTGCGGGAAGACGCTCCTGCGGGGACTGTGATAGCGCTGATCAGCGTAACGGATCGAGATTCGGGTGAATATGGACAAGTTCAGTGTCAGGTTCCAGGGAATATTCCATTTACGCTTGAAAAACCTTTCAGAAATAACTATAAGTTGGTTACACGTGATATTCTCGATCGTGAAACGGCCTCAGTGCACAACATCTCTATTTCAGCCTGGGACGGAGGGTCTCCTCCTCTTTCAACAAGTGAAACGATTACAGTTTCGGTAACTGACATAAATGACAACGCACCAAGGTTTACCCAATCATCATATAATGTGTATCTGATGGAGAACAACACTCCAGGAGCTTCTATATATGCCGTTACCGCTTTGGAAGTTGATTTGGATCAGAATGGAGAAGTCTCCTATTCTATTCCGGAGAATCAGATGCAAGAACTGTCTGCAAATGATTACGTCACGATTAATTCCAAAACTGGGAACATTTACGCGCTGCGCTCCTTTGACTATGAGCAGCTGAAAAATTTGCAGATCAAAGTTCAAGCGCAGGATGCTGGATCTCCCCCACTGAGCAGCACTGCTACCGTGAGTGTCATTATATTGGACCAAAATGACAATGCTCCGGTTATTGTTTCACCTTTAACCTGGAACAGTTCAGCCACAGTGGAGATTGTGCCTCAGTCAGTATACCCAGGTTACTTAGTCACCAAGGTAATCGCGACTGATGCCGATTCCGGTCAAAACGCACGGCTTTCCTACCAACTGTTGGAGGCCTCTGATCACAGTTTGTTTACTGTGGGGTTTCTCTCTGGAGAAATAAGAGCAACCCGACGATTTAGAGAGCAAGATATCACCACAGAACGCTTAATCCTCTGTGTGAAGGACAATGGACAGCCGATCCTCTCCAGTTCGGCCACAATCTTTTTTTCAATCTTGTCTAACATTACAGAAAAATCTTCCGAACGAACTGACGAACCGACACAGTCGGGTTATTTTTCGCATCTGAATCGCTATTTGATCATCATTTTAGGATCAACTTCCTTTCTGTTTCTTGTAACCATAATTTTTCTGGTCGTCATAAAGTTTAAACAAGACAGAAATATTGCTGAAGGCTACAGCTCTACAGTTTGTTGTTGCAAACGTGGAAGTTCGAATGATGCCTTTAATCGGAGACCCGCAGCAAACCAGTCACTAAATTATAGAGGATCTGGCCAAATTGAAAGTTATCAGTATAACCTGTGTTTATCACCAGAATCATCGAAAAGTGATTTTTTGTTTCTAAAGCCCTGTAATCCGACTTTGCCATTCGATGACTTGGGTGCTCGGGAGACCATC TCTAGTCAATATAACCGATTGCGGAAGATTTCGATATTTTTCAACAAATTCCTGCCCAGAACAATGGCGAATGCACTGATGAACCGGGCGTCTTTCATTTTACTGCTTTGTTTGTCGGATCTGGTTTCGGGACAACTTCGTTACTCGATTCCCGAGGAGCAAGATCACGGGGCCTTTGTTGGTAATGCCGCTGAGGATTTAAAATTAAACCGTTGGGAATTATCGGCTCGCACATTTTGGCTGGTTTCCGAG TCCAGAGAAATGGCGAATGCACTCAGCTGCGGGACGTCTTTCATTTTCCTCCTGTGTGTGTCGGTTCTGGTTTCTGGACAAATTCGCTACTCGATTCCCGAGGAACTGGAGCATGGGGCCTTTGTGGGGAATATCGCTGAAGATTTGGCACTCAATGTCTGGGAATTATCGGCTCGCAAATTTCGGCTGGTCTTTGATGACAGGAAACAATACATGGAGTTAAATCAGGacaatgggattttatttgttaatGAAATAATCGACAGAGAACAGATCTGTAGACAAAGCTCCCCGTGTTCCCTTTCTTTTCAAATAGCCCTTGATAATCCGTTGGAAATGCATCATGTCGCAGTGGAGATACTGGATGTAAATGATAATTCACCTAGTTTTTCAAAGGATGAATTCGTCCTGCAGATCGGTGAGTTAATTGCACCAGGGGCGCGCTTTCCTGTCGAGAGCGCGCTCGATCCGGACGTCGGTACAAATACAATCAGCGCTTACCAAATCAGTCCAAACGAGCACTTCGGCATAAAAGTGCAGACAAGAACCGATGGGAGTAAAAGTGCTGAGTTGTTATTAGAGAAGTCCCTGGACCGTGAACAACAGTCTATCTTTCATATTGTACTGACGGCCATTGATGGTGGGGTTCCGCATAGATCTGGCACAGCACAGATTATCATTAATGTGGTGGACGTCAATGACAACGCACCTGTATTCGATCATGAAATCTATACGGCGACTGTGGCAGAAAATGCCCCGCATGGTACCTTAGTTACAAAAATCAACGCTGTTGATTTAGATGAAGGTGCCAACGCTGAGTTAACATATTCTTTCACAAACCACGTGTCCCAAAGATTTCGCGAGCTGTTCAAATTGGATCCGATAACTGGAGAAATCAGAGTTCAAGCTGTACTGGATTATGAAGAATCAAACGCTTATGAACTCGATGTACGAGCTGTGGACAACGCTCCACCTCTTATGGCAGGACATGCTAAAGTTATGGTCGGACTAATTGATGTGAATGATAACTTCCCGGAGATAGAGGTGAGCTCGGTATCCAGCACAGTCCCAGAAGATGCTGCGCCAGGGTCGCTAATAGCTGCAATCAGTGTCACGGATTTAGATTCTGGAGGAAATGGTCACGTACAGTGTCAGGTTCAGGGAGATGTTCCATTTAGACTTCAAAGGTTTTTGAGAAATAACTATAAACTGGTAACGCGCGATATTCTGGATCGGGAAACGGCCCCTCTCTACAACATATCAATTTCAGCCTGGGATGGAGGGTCTCCTCCTCTTTATACAAGTAAAAACATCTTGGTTTCGGTTTCTGATATAAATGACAACGCACCACAGTTTATAGAATCCTCATATAATGTGTATCTGATGGAGAACAATACGCCTGGCGCTTCCATTTTTGCTGTTACCGCTTCGGATTCAGATTTATACCAGAACGGGGAAGTTACATATTCCATTCTGGACGATCAGATACGTCACAATTACGTCACAATTAACGCCAAAAATGGGAACATTTACGCGATTCGTTCATTTGACTATGAAAACCAGAAGTATTTCCAGATCAAATTTCAAGCTCATGATGCTGGATCGCCCCCATTGAGCAGCACTACCATCGTGAACGTTATTATCCTGGACCAAAACGACAATGCTCCGGTTATTGTTTCGCCTTTAACGTGGAACAGTTCAGCATCAGTTGAGATTGTGCCCCAGTCAGTATATCCAGGTTACTTGGTTACCAAGGTAATCGCGACTGATTCCGACTCTGGTCAGAACGCACGGCTTTCCTACCAACTGTTGGAAgcctctgatcccagtctgtttaCTGTGGGGTATCTTTCTGGAGAAATCAGAGCAACTAGACGTTTTAGAGACCAAGATATCATCACAGAACGATTAATCGTCTGTGTGAAGGACAATGGACAGCCCAGCCTCTCCAGTACCGTCACTCTCTCATTTTCAATTGTCTCCAATTTTACTGATAGATATTCTGAACGACGTAACGGACCCAGCCAGTCGGAATATTATTCGAATTTAAATCATTACTTGATCATCATTTTTGGATCTACTTCATTTCTGTTTTTTGTAACCATCATTTTTCTCGGCATTCTGAAGTTTAAACAAGGCAGAAATGTTGCTGAAGAATACAGATCTCCTGTGTATTCTTACAGACGGAGCAATTCGAATAATATTTTGAATCGGAGACCTGCAACAAAGCAACGTTTAAATTATAGCGGGCCTGCGCAAACCGAAGATTTTGGTTATACTGTCTGTTTATCACCAGAATCATGGAAAAGTGATTTTCTGTTTCTAAAGTCCTGTCATCCTACTTTGCCTTTCAGTGAAGTGAATGCCCGGGACACTAACCCGATGAATTACTTCAGACAGCAACTTTGA